ATTCACCATGCTAATATATTAGGGAAATCCAAAGCATTGTGGGTCATCGGGGGATTCAGTGGCTTGTTTTTCTGACCGCAGGCCATCGCCTTGCCGCCCATCGCCAAGTGGCCGTACCAGAACGGCTTCACCATCAACACCTGGTTCCGGCAGGATCCGCTCAATAACATCAACGTGGACAAAGACAAGCCGTACCTTTACTGGTGAGTGGCCGACAAAACCACAAGGAAATAAAATGGCGGCGATCAAGATGTTGACTCCCCTGCTCGGAGGAATGAGGGCAGTTGGGTCAATATCCCCGTGAGTTTCCTTGGCAACCATTGGAGGCGGCAGGGCAGGCGCCCCCCTCGACCCTCCCCGGCCCCCCTCGGCCCCATCCCGCCGGCTCTTATCTCAGTCCGCCAGAAGCTTAGCCTTGTCGTCCATCTCGTTTTTCCTTCATCTTGCCAACTGGGCTTTATTTACattggatttttgttgttgttgttgttgttgtttttctggaGCGGGCTAACGGAACGCCGGCGCCGTTCCCATCTCCATCCATCCGGCTTTTTCTTTTCAGCTTCCGCACCAGCAAAGGGATCGGCTACTCCGCTCACTTTGTGGGCAACTGCCTGATCGTGACCTCCCTCAAGTCCAAAGGAAAGGGCTTCCAGCACTGCGTCAAGTACGACTTCCAGCCGCGCAAGGTGAGCCGGCGTGCCGGCGTGCCGTGGGGTCGGGTCAGCCGGAATCCATTGACCTGATGGATTGGACCTCCCGCCTCCCCCCAGTGGTACATGATCAGCATCGTTCACATCTACAACCGCTGGAGGAACTCCGAGATCCGCTGCTACGTCAACGGGCAGCTGGTCTCCTACGGCGACATGGCCTGGCACGTCAACACCAACGACGTAAGAGACGCGGCGGCGCGGACATTTTGCGGGAGTCCGTGGAGCCGCTAACCGGCCGGAGGTCGCTCCCGCACAGAGCTACGACAAATGCTTTCTGGGCTCGTCGGAGACGGCCGACGCCAACCGGGTCTTCTGCGGTCAGCTGGGCGCCATCTACGTCTTTGGCGAGGCGCTCAACCCGGCTCAGATCTTCGCCATCCACCAGCTGGGCCCCGGGTACAAGGTGAGAGGTGACGCGACGCGACGTGACGTGGCGCGACCGGACCGGACCGGACCGGACCGGACCGAACCGGACCGGACCGGCCCACCGACCGACCGACTCTCGTACCTTTTGGGCCCGCCGCAGAGCACCTTCAAGTTCAAGTCGGAGAGCGACATCCACCTGGCCGAGCACCACAAGCAGGTCCTGTACGACGGCAAGCTGGCCGGCTCCATCTCCTTCACGTACAACGCCAAGGCCACCGACGCGCAGCTGTGTCTGGAGTCGTCGCCGCGAGAGAACGCCTCCATCTTTGTGCACTCGCCGCACGCCCTCATGCTGCAGGTGCGGAGGGAGGCGCGCAAAAAGCCGCTGGTGGTTGGTGACTTTGTCTAATTTGTCAGaaggttttttttggtttgtttggttttttttgcaggaCGTGAAGGCCATCGTGACCCACTCCATCCACAGCGCCATCCACTCCATCGGTGGCATCCAGGTCCTCTTCCCCCTTTTCGCCCAGCTGGACCACAAGCAGCTGAACGACGTGGCCGCGGACACCGGCGTGTGGTCGGTAGACGTCCCATCCGCCGCTCGCCCGCCCGCGCCCGCCCGCGCCCGCTTCCGTCTCACGCCCGCGCGTCTCCTTTCGCAGCGCCACGCTGCTGGCCTTCTTGGTGGAGCTGCTGAAGAGCTCGGTGGCCATGCAGGAGCAGATGCTCGGAGGCAAAGGCTTCCTGGTCATCGGGTACCTGCTGGAGAAGGTAGGAGGGAAATTCCCGAGGGGCGGAGCCGGAATGCCAAAGCTGCCGAAGCCGCTCACCGCGCGTTTGCCGTGCCGTCCCGCCTCAAGTCGTCGAGGGTGCACGTCACTCGGGCCGTGCTGGAGCAGTTCTTGTCCTTCGCCAAGTACCTGGACGGTCTACCCCACGGGGCGCCGCTCCTCAAGCAGCTGTGCGACCACGTCCTCTTCAACGCCGCCATCTGGATACACACGCCCGCCAAGGTCGGTCGGTCGGAAAAAAGCCCATTTCGCAAAAGGGCGGCGGGTTCATCGCCGGCGTCGCTCATTTGCTGCGGCAGGTTCAACTGTCCCTGTACACGTACCTGTCGTCGGAGTTCATCGGCACGGCGACCATCTACTCCACCATCCGTCGCGTGGGCACCGTGCTGCAGCTCATGCACACGCTCAAGTACTACTACTGGGCCGTCAACCCGTTGGAATGCAGCGCCATCTCGCCCAAAGGCCTCGGTAAGAGCAGGAGGCCGGCTCCGCTCGTGCCGCGGCCGTTTTTGTCGGGGGGGGTGCCGTCTCATCCATCAAATCCAACTCCAGACGGACCTCGGCCGTCCCAAAAGGAGATCGTATCGCTGCGGGCCTTCATGCTCCTCTTCCTCAAGCAGCTAATACTGAAGGTGGCCAGATAGGGCgccgctcacacacacacgcgtgaaTCTACGCGTGGCGGATATCCTGACGCTGTCTTTGCAGGACCGGGGCGTGAAGGAGGACGAGCTGCAGAGTATTCTCAACTACCTGTTGACCATGCACGAGGTAGGTGTCATGAGGCCCTCCCGCTCCAAAGGCTTGGGACGGCGATCCCCGTCCGTGGCGGCGAACGGGCTAACGACGCCTTTCAAATGGCGCGCAGGACGAGAACATCCACGACGTGCTGCAGCTCCTGGTGGCGCTCATGTCCGAGCACCCGGCCTCCATGATTCCCGCTTTCGACCAGCGGAACGGCATAAGGTGAGGCGGACGCCGTCGCCATCGTCGTCGTCTGGGGTTTAAACATCCAAAGGACTGGCTGGAATGAACGtgcgttcgtgtgtgtgtgtgtgtgccagggTCATCTGCAAGCTGCTGGCCTCCAAGAGCGAAAGCATCCGAGTGCAGGCCCTCAAAGTCCTGGGCTACTTTCTCAAGCACCTCGGCCACAAGTGGGTGAAACGCTTTGCCAAAGGGCCGCCCGCTTTCTGGCTTTGCCGCACACATAAGCCGTATACTCCGCATACGCATACACTGCCTGTGTTTAATTAGGAGGAAGGTGGagatcatgcacactcacagtcTCTTCACGCTGCTGGGCGAGCGTCTGATGATGCACACCAACACCGTCTCCGTTACCACCTACAACACGCTCTACGAGGTACGCCATCGATCTGCCGCCGACCGCCGTGGCACCGATGCCATCAAAAAAAATCGGGCTGCTATTGCGGTAAAAAAGGCCGATACGTGCGCTACAAATGACCACGTTTAACAACACAACTCTCCACGCCCCCCttcaaaaacatgtatgtaATTATACTTGCAGATCCTGACAGAGCAGGTGTGCACGCAGGTGGTCCACAAGCCGCACCCGGAACCGGACTCGACCATCAAGATCCAGAATCCCAGTGAGTAACTGACGGAGCGGCCTGCCTGCGCGCGGGTGTTCCTGTGTTCCTCAAGCCGCAGTTGCTGATTTTCCTGGCGTGCGCTTATTTAGTGATCCTGAAAGTGGTGGCCACGCTACTGAAGAATTCGTCTCCCAGCGGCGAGCTGATGGAAGTCCGGAGACTTTTCCTCTCCGACATGATCAAACTCTTTAGCAACAGCAGAGAAAACAGAAGGTACGGGGCACGCCGCTCATCACGTGAGGGCCAGAACGCCATCTCTCTCCGAATGTTCGGAGCCCGGAGCACCTCTTTTGGGGGTCAGACAAGGGTCACGGGTGACCTTTTCCGTACGGAGACGTGACTGGCAAGCCACGTTCGTTGCTGTGATCATCGCCCTCTGGTGGTTAAGGATGAAATAGAACAGCAAGGATGTATAGAGCCATGTGAATGGACATCCATTATTTAAAGACTTCCTCAATACGTATTATTTCTTctctaattctatttttttaatgaatacagTTAAGCACAAAGAACATTCCGTTCAACCCGCAATGAAAATTCCCAGGAAGACTGGCTGTCAATGTTCACGTTTCCCGGTCAAAGAGGATCGGACGTATGGCGGCGTTGCCTTTATTGGGCGCTTGGCGCCTCGTTTGCGTTTCAGGTGCTTGCTACAGTGCTCGGTGTGGCAGGACTGGATGTTCTCGCTGGGCTACATCAACCCCAAGAATCCCGAGGAGCAGAAGATCACCGAGATGGTCTACAACATCTTTAGGATCTTGCTGTACCACGCCATCAAATACGAGTGGGGCGGATGGAGGGTCTGGGTGGACACGCTGTCCATCGCGCACTCCAAGGTCCGCCGCGCGTGTCGGAGGCGGGGCCCGCCCGGACCCGCCCGCTCGTGCCTAACGCGGCCGGCGGCCGCTCTGTCCCGCCGCAGGTGACCTACGAGGCCCACAAGGAGTACCTGGCCAAGATGTACGAGGAGTACCAGCGTCAGGAGGAGGAGAATATGAAGAAGGGCGAGAAAGGATGCGTGTCCACCATCTCGGGCCTGTCGGCCTCGCCGGCGCCCGTCGTCAACGGCAACCTGGAGATGGACGACGCCACGCGCACGCCCGACAGCGAAGCCGAGTACGgcgagggcggcggcggcggcggcgacgattCGTCTCGCAACCTGCTGGTCGACGGCGCCGTCAAGAGGGGCGATGCGCAGCAGGGCGCCGGCGTGAGGGTGGAGGTCCACGACCTGCTGGTGGACATCAAAGCCGAAAAGGTGGAGGCCACCGAGGTCAAGTTGGACGACTTGGACCTGAGTCCCGAAGGCCTGGGCGGGGCCAGGGGAGGCGGGTCCTTGGAGAACGGGCCCCTGGTGGAGGTGGACTCGCTCCTGGACAGCGCCTACTGCGCCGTGGTGCAGAACCTCAACGGCACCCTGGTACCCAAAGAGGAGGCCCCGGGGCCGCCCGTCTTGGCCCTCTCGGGGGTCGGCCCGGAGGACGACGATGGCGGCGACGGCATCGTGGGGCCCCTCATCACGCTGGCCGACGAGAAAGACAGCGTTCCCAACAATAACGGATTTCTCTTTGGCAAGGTGAGCGGGAGAAAATCCGGCCcgtcggggggaaaaaaagggacattGGGCTTTTAGCCAACGCCGCCGCTTCTTCCAGGTGGACGAGAAGCTCCTCCCTGCTCTGGCGGCTAGCGACGGTCTGGTCTTGACCGGTCCGGACCGACCCGTCCCGCcggttggcggcggcggcggcgacgacctGGGCCTGCTGGCCCGCGTGAGCCCCGGCGGCGAGCCGCCCGAGGACGGGCCCTTCAAGATCGGCGGCCCGCTGGCCGACATCAGCTCCATCGCCGAGGCCCGCAaccgggcggcggcggcgtcccaGGCCGACTTCGCCGAGGGAGGCGGGGCCGCCTCGGCGACGGCGGGCGACGCCTCGGCTCGCAAGGCGGGGCACAGAGGAACGGACACGGCCAGCGTGACGTCCGACACCGAGAGGTCGGACGACGGCGGCAGAGAGAAGAAGATATCGACCGCTTCCACCACGCAGGTGATTCCCCGGCCTCTTTTGCCATATTTCAACTTCAACAGTCTCTCTGCTTGTTGCTCCAGAGAAATACGTGGAtatagtataataataataataatcggacataggccatgtcgtaattaccacaacacaaaaaaaaagcctacttgtcatcacacgcagaaactgcgtgtgacgaaattgatggtgcttctccataagctacgtttaatcggcaaaagacctaaataagtgtaagttacggttATGTGTAAGTTATGTGATGGCGAGTGAGTGAGCTTGAAATTGAGACGAGTATAGTTCCTCTGATGTGTGAGCGTCTAAAAGGAAGCTGCCCAGTCTGTCGTCCACGTCTCCCTCCCCCCAGCATACCTGAAGCCACTCATCGGGATGGTGATCAAGCTTACTCATCAGTTGGATGTGTTGGGGGAGGGAGTCCTGGATTGCACAGTTGGCCACCCCACTTGTCAAATAGTACGTTGCATAACATTAGTATATCAAGAATGTCCTATTTCAACCTAGCTGTCCAAGAGATGATGCTTTTCTGGCGTTGGAGGCCCGCAAAAGTCAGCTTCcattcacagtttttttttttcatcgctGTCAATTTAAGCCAGTGCGAAGTTGTAAGTTGAATTGACCAAATTGACCACGCCCCTCCACCACCGAATGACAGGCTCTGCACGGCCGCAGCGCCTCGCAGCTGGAGCGAGACCTCCGCGTGGACCTGGGCTTCAGGGGCACGCCCATGACGGAGGAGCAGAGGCGGCAGTTCAGCCCCGGGCCGCGCACCACCATGTTCCGCATCCCCGAGTTCAAGTGGTCGCCCATGCACCAGAGGCTGCTCACCGACCTTCTCTTTGCGCTGGAGACGGACGTGCACGTGTGGAGAAGGTCGGTTCCCGGGGCGACAAACTCTCTCCGGTCCGGCTCTCGTCTCCGGTCGTCGTAAGTGACCTTCTACTAAGGGTGTCCTTCTTCCAGCCACTCCACCAAGTCGGTGATGGACTTTGTCAACAGCAACGAGAACATCATCTTTGTGCACAATACCATCCACCTGATTTCCCAGATGGTGGACAACATCATCATCGCCTGCGGGGGCATCCTGCCGCTCCTGTCTGCCGCCACCTCGCCCTCGGTGAGTACTAGCTCTGGCTtccgtggcgtggcgtggcgtggcgtggcgtgtcGTGGCGTGGCGTgccgtggcgtggcgtggcgtgccGGGAGAGGGAACTGCTGCGGGGGCTTCTTTTTGACCTTTTCCGCCGTGACGACACCTgcagttttttattttcaagtagTCTTTGCGTCTTTCAAATCCGTATTTTTCAAATGCTAGGGCGCACctttattttccccaaaaacggaTAAGGTACCCTCtagtacaggggtgggcaaagaggttcagcagtggccactgtgggtgggtgcacatTTTTTGTCCCAAGTCATTCAGCACAGACAGACAAAGCCGACACAAAGTGGaagcgacgggggttgggctttAACGAGCgccacctgacggcaatccgcTGATTGCACGCGTAAGGTGACCGATAACAACCGGAGTTGTGGAAAGCTTTTGGAAGAAAAGCAACCCCCGCACCGACTGACTGCACAGTGGAATACTTTGCCCACTCCTGCTCTAGTATAGGAATTCTGACTGACGCCAATGGACATCCCagccatttggactgggaggtctGGCAGCCATTGTCCAGTGccatatatagttttttttttttttttttacagatataGTTAGTTTGTTCTTACAAATACAAAGAAACTGGACCGCGTGTATCTAATTGAGTTATGTCGGCCACCTTGGCACAGGGGTTCCCCCgccccaaatagattggacgtcgagcACCATCCTTTGAGGTTTCCGACTTGATGTTTTTGGGGTCCTTTCCACTTGTTTGCAACTGAAGCCACTTGATTGGCGGTTCCGCTTTTAAATTCCTCCTTCTCttcctctgtgtgtgtgtcttttttgtCGTCTTTTGGTTGTTGTCGTGTCTTTTTGCACGTGCAGACCTCTAAGAGTAGTGCCAACCATGTAAGTTTGCTTCTTTTCTTCCTTGATTGATTGTGCTCTTTCTTTTTTGGGTGGGCCGGCTGCTCCCCCACCCCGTCAATTTCCACTTTTGGGCGGCGGTCTCCGTTAGACGCGGGAGAATCCACTTTTGACGGCGCATTCGCTATTGCCATACTCCGTTTGTGTGGCCCTTTTTAAAGAGGAGGACGGGAGCGGCCGCAAAGGGCGAGGAGGTGACGCCCGTCCCGGGGGGAGGAGTCGAAAGGGGCGAGGTGGGTAAAGACAAGTGCAGAATAGtactcaaaacaaacaaacaaagcttAATCACGCCACGAGCGGAGGATGTCAAAGCACCCCCTCCACCTCCTCTCCACAACCCGCATCCCTCATTCGGGTGTGCACTATCTATCACCCGCCTCGATGGAGACGTGCGTATGCGTGTGACGGACTTGCGGATGGTCGCGCGTCGTTCACGAATGCCGCCGCACCCAGAATGCAATTCAAAAGCCACATTTCCCAAGCACCCCATTGGCTGCCGGtgacggcgctagacatccaatcccaTTGAATGTGGGGGGGAGGGGTGAATTGTCTCCCCCTCCCGCCAtctgcaaatggattggattggtgACCCTTGAGAACCAAAAGTTtgatccccccccccacacacacactcttcaCCACCCTCGGTCTGAAAAACAGAGACGGACCGGATTGTCACCTGGCTCGTGCGCGTCCCCCCCCCGCGTTTAGACGGAGCTGGAGAACATCGAGGCCACGCAGGGCATGTCGTCGGAGACGGCCGTCACCTTCCTGTCGCGGCTGATGGCCATGGTGGACGTGCTGGTGTTTGCCAGCTCGCTCAACTTCAGCGAGATCGAGGCCGAGAAGAACATGTCCTCCGGCGGCCTCATGAGGCAGTGTCTGAGACTGGGTGAGAAGTCGAGTCGAGCCGACGTGACGTGACGTGACGTGACGTGAGGCGAGGCCAGGCGAGCCGCACCGCTTTCGCCTCCGTCTCTACCGACGCTTCTCTTGTCAGTGTGCTGCGTGGCGGTGAGGAACTGCCTGGAGTGCCGGCAGAGGCAGCGGGATCGCAACTGCAAGTCCTCTCTGACCGCCAGCAAGTCGCAGGACACTCTgcatgccgccgccgccgccacctccgCCAGCAAGGTGCCACGTCTTCTTCTCGTTCGCTCGCTCGTGTTCTGAGGCCGCCAGCTTTTCCTTTATAGTATTTTCGAATCAATACAATGTCTATAGTGCATCAAAAAAACCTATGAGCCACTGAAAACAAACCAAATTCCCAGTAAATGAACCCTGAAAACCCTCTGAAgctcagatttaaaaaaaaatgggtcttGGGAATAAAATAAAGCTCCTCATACACTGTAAGAATTCCTTGGATGATTGGCATCAGCTGTTGgaacagttcaaaatgttattaACAGGCTTAAAAAGGTCACCATCGCCACCATCTTGTTGTTCTAGACAAACAAGGTGGACCGTTCCGCAAATGCTTACTTGCGTTCTCTTGACCAGGACCCGGACCGACTCCTGCAGGACGTGGACATCAACCGGCTGCGCGCGGTGGTCTTTCGGGACGTGGTGAGCGCGCCGGATTCGTGGACGCCACGTGTAGTGCGCATCTGCAAAATGTGAGCCCTCCTGATGCTTTTTGCTTTCTTCCGGCCGGCGCAGGACGACAGCAAGCAGGCTCAGTTCCTGGCTCTGGCCGTGGTCTACTTCATCTCGGTGCTGATGGTGTCCAAGTACCGAGACATCTTGGAGCCCCAGCGGGAGATCAGCAGGTCGGCCAGCCTGTCCGGACGCAGCATCCGACACGAGATCAACTCGCCCACCAGCACGGGTGAGTCCCGAGGACGCGGTGGCCTCGCCCCTCGCCCCCCCCCACTCGATCCAAAACGCGCGGCTTCCTCGCCAGAGCACCCGTCGTCAGCCTTCTCCGAGCGCGAGAAAAGGACGCCCACCCCCGTGGATGACTCCCCTCGCGTGGGCCTGCCCCACACCGACTCGGGCATCGGCGAGGAGGGCCACGCGGGCGGCTCCCTCAACGGCTCGGAGATTGGGCTGGGCTTGGGCCTGGGCCCGGGCCCGGCGGGGCGGGAGACGGAGCGGGACGCCGGCGGCAGCCAGGCCGACCTGCTGTGCGGCCTGGCCGACGTGGGGAGGTCGTCGCAGGAGAGCCTTTTGGACTCCCCGCACGAGCCCGACGCCCGACAGGCGCCCCCTTCGTCCATTTCCGGCATCTGCCAGACCAATAAAGGCATCAACGTCAAGGTGAGGCGCCGACGTCCTCGTTCTTGGTTTATGACGCGGGTTTGTACTAGTGTGAGCACGTTTTGCTCATCCTCATTTTCTAGCGTGTCGAGTTATTTAAACCGGGTAAACCGAATTCAAGTCATTTCCAGAATATGTAGCCAGAAGCAACGGTCGGGGCGAACTAGCCAATTGCAAATGGCCGCGGCGGTCTAAAAGCTGGTGTCCCTTGCAGGAGATCCTGAAAAGCCTGGTGGCCGCTCCGTTGGACGGCATGGATTCGGGTCAAGAGTCAGGCCCCGCCGCTCCGTACCACCCGGATCCCGCCCTCAAGACCCAGCCCATGCTCCCCATGCAGTTCCACTCTTTTGACAGGTAGCCTTCCGCCTGCCGCCTTCTGCCTGCCGCCTTTGCACCTCGACCAAAGCAATGGCCTCGTCCGTCCGTCTCGCAGGAGTGTGGTGGTTCCGGTGAAAAAGCCGCCGCCCGGGAGCCAGTCCGTCAACGCGGTGGCCACCGCCGGGAGCACGCCCAACATCTTTGCCGCCGCCACGGCCACGCCCAAGAGCATGATCAACACCACAGGTGAGGGAGGACGAGTCGCtggcaaaaaaaagcacatttgcaACAAGAGCGCGGCTCAATATGGCCGATCGCGGAATACTAATGGAGCTCCCGCATATGGATTGTTTCCGATCGATCGCCGGCTGGGAAAAATTACGGAAAAAATGGATCTCATGTTTTGCTCATTTGGCATAGGGTTATGAATTCCATTcggaaatgaaatgttttgcgTGCGTCATCACGTCAGCGCATCCGCCTTGTTTGGTCCTTGCAGGCGGCGCCGACTCCGCCTCGTCCTCCTCGTCTTCGTCGTCCTCGTTTGTGAACGGCGCCGGCAGCAAGAACCTCCCCGCCGTCCAGACGGTGGCGCCCATGCCTGAGGACACGGTGGAGAACATGAggtcagaaagaaagaaagaagcttACCGTGCCACTTCCCGCTTGGGCCGCTCGCGTCAAAGCTGCTTTCTCCCgccgctcgccccgcccccaacGTGTGGTGGAAAGACCGATgcgggttaattttttttttcattggtcgatgtttattttctattcacttttataaagcataataataatatttcaaagCCATGGAAATGATTTGAATCCCCGAAAATCAATCCAATTTCTGCAGTCAGAAGGAGTGGATTGACTTTCTCGACCTCTTTCCGACCATTCAATAGAAATGGGGACGTCGGCAGCTCCTCACAGTGATTGGATGTCCACGGCGGCCCACGGCTGAAATATGCCGCCGTGTCTTTCTGTCTGTGTTGCAGTGCCTACTGTGAGGTGGCGCAGTGTGCCCTGCGCAGCGGTCAGACGCCCCCCGAGCTCAAGTCTTTTAGCTCTCTGGCGGGCTTCCAGGCTGCCCCCCGAGATGCGGGGCAGTGTTTTAGGCAAGGAATACGCCACCGTGCCCCCATCCCACCCGCcttctccacacacacacacacacgcacaaaccaAATTCTTGACGTTCGTAGCATCGGTGTTTCTTACATTGCGTCCTGAGCAAAAATGGCAAGTCACGTCTTGTCAGTGGCGCCGGTCGGTGTATAGAAGGCAGCAAAATGAAAGCGATGGGCCACTTTCCAAAACGTGCTCTGTCTCCGCAGCATCACCACCAAGCTGGAACGAGCGCTGGAGAAGGTGGCGCCGTTGCTGAGGGAAATCTTTGTGGACTTTGCGCCTTTCCTGTCGCGCACGCTGCTGGGCAGTCATGGGCAGGAGCTGCTCATTGAAGGTACAGGTGCTGTACAACAAACCTTCTTACTACTATACGCGTCCCGTGCAAGCTGTGACTCAatcaatggatggatggataaatgaatgagtgattgattgagtgagtgagtgagtgagtgaatagtTGACCAAGTGAGCGACCGAGTATGCTAACTCACTTCTTTCTTGGTGTCCTGTTGTCGTTCTCCACCGTCCGCTTGctcctcttttcttttcttttcttcctcccGATCTTGTCCCGTCCTTTGTGGCATGCTTATTATATGTAAACGCTTTGATTCAGACGAGCCCAGAGGAGATGTATTTTGGGCTTTGTCCGCCTATTTGCGCTTGATCACCAAAAACCCATGTCTCCTCCCTCCGCAGGTCTGGTGTGCATGAAGTCCAGC
The nucleotide sequence above comes from Stigmatopora argus isolate UIUO_Sarg chromosome 22, RoL_Sarg_1.0, whole genome shotgun sequence. Encoded proteins:
- the nbeaa gene encoding neurobeachin a isoform X2, whose translation is MSSEKPLSPATVPATVSAAPGSACSQAAAGRPSVSSSSSSSSPPPPPLPGERMPSSAAAAATATASATATAGGGSLLLPAGVINPAAVPIRNIQMKFAVLVGLIQVGEVTNRDIVETVLNLLVGGEFDLEMNFIIQEAESIGCMVELLSHCQVTCQAEIWSMFTAILRKSVRNLQTSTEVGLIQQVLLKMSAVDDMIADLLVDMLGVLASYSITVKELKLLFSMLRGDNGIWPRHAIKLLSVLNQMPQRHGPDTFFNFPGRSAAAIALPPIAKWPYQNGFTINTWFRQDPLNNINVDKDKPYLYCFRTSKGIGYSAHFVGNCLIVTSLKSKGKGFQHCVKYDFQPRKWYMISIVHIYNRWRNSEIRCYVNGQLVSYGDMAWHVNTNDSYDKCFLGSSETADANRVFCGQLGAIYVFGEALNPAQIFAIHQLGPGYKSTFKFKSESDIHLAEHHKQVLYDGKLAGSISFTYNAKATDAQLCLESSPRENASIFVHSPHALMLQDVKAIVTHSIHSAIHSIGGIQVLFPLFAQLDHKQLNDVAADTGVCATLLAFLVELLKSSVAMQEQMLGGKGFLVIGYLLEKSSRVHVTRAVLEQFLSFAKYLDGLPHGAPLLKQLCDHVLFNAAIWIHTPAKVQLSLYTYLSSEFIGTATIYSTIRRVGTVLQLMHTLKYYYWAVNPLECSAISPKGLDGPRPSQKEIVSLRAFMLLFLKQLILKDRGVKEDELQSILNYLLTMHEDENIHDVLQLLVALMSEHPASMIPAFDQRNGIRVICKLLASKSESIRVQALKVLGYFLKHLGHKRKVEIMHTHSLFTLLGERLMMHTNTVSVTTYNTLYEILTEQVCTQVVHKPHPEPDSTIKIQNPMILKVVATLLKNSSPSGELMEVRRLFLSDMIKLFSNSRENRRCLLQCSVWQDWMFSLGYINPKNPEEQKITEMVYNIFRILLYHAIKYEWGGWRVWVDTLSIAHSKVTYEAHKEYLAKMYEEYQRQEEENMKKGEKGCVSTISGLSASPAPVVNGNLEMDDATRTPDSEAEYGEGGGGGGDDSSRNLLVDGAVKRGDAQQGAGVRVEVHDLLVDIKAEKVEATEVKLDDLDLSPEGLGGARGGGSLENGPLVEVDSLLDSAYCAVVQNLNGTLVPKEEAPGPPVLALSGVGPEDDDGGDGIVGPLITLADEKDSVPNNNGFLFGKVDEKLLPALAASDGLVLTGPDRPVPPVGGGGGDDLGLLARVSPGGEPPEDGPFKIGGPLADISSIAEARNRAAAASQADFAEGGGAASATAGDASARKAGHRGTDTASVTSDTERSDDGGREKKISTASTTQALHGRSASQLERDLRVDLGFRGTPMTEEQRRQFSPGPRTTMFRIPEFKWSPMHQRLLTDLLFALETDVHVWRSHSTKSVMDFVNSNENIIFVHNTIHLISQMVDNIIIACGGILPLLSAATSPSTSKSSANHRRTGAAAKGEEVTPVPGGGVERGETELENIEATQGMSSETAVTFLSRLMAMVDVLVFASSLNFSEIEAEKNMSSGGLMRQCLRLVCCVAVRNCLECRQRQRDRNCKSSLTASKSQDTLHAAAAATSASKDPDRLLQDVDINRLRAVVFRDVDDSKQAQFLALAVVYFISVLMVSKYRDILEPQREISRSASLSGRSIRHEINSPTSTGESRGRGGLAPRPPPLDPKRAASSPEHPSSAFSEREKRTPTPVDDSPRVGLPHTDSGIGEEGHAGGSLNGSEIGLGLGLGPGPAGRETERDAGGSQADLLCGLADVGRSSQESLLDSPHEPDARQAPPSSISGICQTNKGINVKEILKSLVAAPLDGMDSGQESGPAAPYHPDPALKTQPMLPMQFHSFDRSVVVPVKKPPPGSQSVNAVATAGSTPNIFAAATATPKSMINTTGGADSASSSSSSSSSFVNGAGSKNLPAVQTVAPMPEDTVENMSAYCEVAQCALRSGQTPPELKSFSSLAGFQAAPRDAGQCFSITTKLERALEKVAPLLREIFVDFAPFLSRTLLGSHGQELLIEGTGLVCMKSSTSVVELVMLLCSQEWQNSIQKNAGLAFIELINEGRLLCHAMKDHIVRVANEAEFILNRQRAEDVHKHAEFESNCAQYAADRREEEKMCDHLIGAAKHRDHVTANQLKQKILNILTNKHGAWGAMSQSQMHDFWRLDYWEDDLRRRRRFVRNAFGSTHADVALKGPEDYGGFLRSPSTAERREPSVPGSSGLLEAGAEEEEGEEGGTSKKGFRSHSAVAQNPEADLMLEGDDDAVSLLQEKEMDNLAGPVVLSTPAQLVAPAVVARGTLSVTTTEIYFEVDEEDPAFKKTDAKVLAYSEGLHGKWMFSEIRAVFSRRYLLHNTGLEVFMANRTSVMFNFPDQATVKRVVYSLPRVGVGTSYGLPQARRISLATPRQLFKSSNMTQRWQRREISNFEYLMFLNTIAGRTYNDLNQYPVFPWVLTNYESEELDLTLPGNFRDLSKPLGALNPKRAAFYAERYETWDDDSCPPDHYATLYSTARSTLLWMLRIEPFTTFFLNGNDGKFDHADRTFSGIGRSWRNCQRDTADVTELIPEFYYLPEMFVNGNEYELGVRDDGAPVCDVELPVWAKKPEDFVRINRMALESEFVSCQLHQWIDLIFGYKQRGPEAVRALNVFSFLSYEGAVNLDNLDGAQREGMETQIQACGQIPSQLLIEPHPPRSSAMHLSPLMFKDQMQQDVIMVLKFPSNSPVTHVAANTLPHLSIPAAVTVTCSRLFAVNRWHNTVGLRGAPGYSLEQAHHLPIEMDPLIANNSGTNKRQITDLVDQSIQINTHCFVVTADNRYILACGFWDKSFRVYSTESGKLTQIVFGHWDVVTCLARSESYIGGDCYIVSGSRDATLLLWYWSGRHHIIGDNPNNSDYPAPRAVLTGHDHEVVCVSVCAELGLVISGAKEGPCLVHTITGDLLRALEGPEPCRAPRLISVSSEGHCIIYYERGRFCNFSINGKLLAQMEVNDSTRAVLLSSDGQNLVTGGDNGVVEVWQACDFKQLYIYPGCDAGIRAMDLSHDQRTLITGMASGSIVAFNIDFNRWHYEHQNRY